The Syntrophomonadaceae bacterium genome includes the window AGCAACAACGGTTAACCCGAGTTTGGCGACAAATATTACCATATCAATAGTGACAAGGGTTCCTGGTTCTGAAAAAGTGATTTTCGCTACTACTTAAGACTCTATATCTATATTTATATATAGTGATTATCGTGTCGTGCTTGCACCGGTTTTGGCGGGTCAATTGCCTTGGTATGCAACAAAGCAACGCAGGTCGCTTGTCTTTAGAGAATCAGGGAAGGTTCTATCTGGGGGAGACGGAATACCAGATTGATCAACCAGAACCCTTTCAGTTAATTGTAGCCTAATGAAACAAAACCAGGGTGCCTACTGTTGTTGCGAATGATTAAGGCGGGCTTTTAAAGCCTCCTGTAAGACCTGGGAAAAGTTAATCCCTGCTTTTTCTGCCCGCTCATTCAACCAACCCGGCAGCGAAAGGTTTTTTCTGACCGTTCTGTTTTCGTTCGCTCTGCGGTAAGCGGCAAAATCAATGTCTACAAGTGTGATGATTTCATCGGGTGCGGGGTGGGGCAGTTCAAGAGACGGTTCCGGTACGACACGGCCCAAGTCCTCCTCG containing:
- a CDS encoding type II toxin-antitoxin system HicB family antitoxin codes for the protein MKKAYPIILKPAKIGYVVYVPDLDINTQGKDIADAMEMARDAIGLWVTTEEDLGRVVPEPSLELPHPAPDEIITLVDIDFAAYRRANENRTVRKNLSLPGWLNERAEKAGINFSQVLQEALKARLNHSQQQ